Sequence from the Saccopteryx bilineata isolate mSacBil1 chromosome 6, mSacBil1_pri_phased_curated, whole genome shotgun sequence genome:
TACATACACATCCCAGAAAACCACAGGCTAGCACACTACCTGGACACATGTGTATATAGACACACAGAGCCATGGGCAAGCAGCCCCGCCACGGACCCACATGAACACAAAGGCACACACCtcataggacacacacacacacacccccacccatGAGCAAACAGAAGACCTTTGCCACAGACCCACATCCCTGTCCCTTGGGAGTTCCTACTCACACTCCCAAGTGACGAGCACACCCGTAAGTTCACGGGCTTGTGAAAGTAATGCCGAACAGAATAACATCCCaactctgaaatttgtttttaattaaagtgTTATTACGACCAGAGGTGACTCACGGATAGGCGTGCGATCTGATGTAAAATAAATCTCATCGTATATAGACTGTCGCAAATGACCTTCCCAGGTTGTGTCCGTCTGTagcgggagagagggaggagaggaagtctCCGGCTCTTTCTTCCGAGTGCCCAGGGCTTTGGGTgatcctgcccctcccacccggcCCAGCACCCCCGGGGAaatacacagcacacacacagccacaaCTGCACGCAGGcctgacacccccaccccaggccccggGGTGTCAGCCGCCACCATCCACCCAGGGCCCGAGAGTTCCGAACGGCCCATCCTGGGGAGTCCTGGGTTCTCGCTCGTGCACCTCGTCGGACATAAGCAAGGCTCCTGACAAACCTGCTCACACCCCGGGCAGGCACAGGTGTGCACATGTGGTCACGTGCCCAAGCAGCTGTCTCCAATCTCATCATTGTCACGCCCAGGCCTGCAGCCCTCCAGGCACCAGTGCTGCCCGCACCCAGGCCCCTCGGACCACAGTCTGTCCTCACCTCCCGCCCCATCGCTCTCCagcacacagtagatgctcaataaaccaCTGGCTGAACTCTGAGGTCTGTTTGTGTTTAATCAGACAATATGCAAAGTATTTACAACCAATTCtggattccctccctccctccccaagccGGGGCCATGGAATGTGGGACCCCCGGGCCCTGCCCAGAGCCGGGGTTCACCCTAGGCCTCTGCATAGTCATCTGAAATCTACAAAAcactgtttgtttgctttaaaaaaaaaaaagaacagtattaGGACACCTTCTACCAAGGGCCGTGGGCAGTTGGAAGGGGACTTCAGAGCCGCTGTTGAAAGCGAGCCCAGAGTTGACcgggacagacaggagaggacGTGAGTAATAAACGTGTGTGAAAGGAAACGTTGAAATTTCCTGGGCAGGCACCGCTCggcctcctcccctgctggctcaAGAGTCCCTGGCAGCAGGAATGTTATTGCTatgaggggggcgggggggggggaaatgtACAGTGTGTCTGGGGCACACAGCAAGGGGCATTTTTACATGTTAAATATGGACACACATGGAGGAACACACACgagcacatacacatacatacagacataCAGGCCCTTGGCAAGGTGCCCACAAACGTCAGCCGCCCCTTTAAGAGgagcaggcccaggcccaggcccagggagAAGCCACCACACACCCTCAGACCAAACAGCAGACCGCTAGGGCCAAAACTCCTGACGCCCGCCCCGGGCTGTGCTCACCACGGGACGTTAGCCCACGGCGTCTGGACAGGAGTGGAGCAATCGCAGAGGCCATGGCCGCCCATGCAGGCAGACACTACAGCCCAGAGAAGCAGCAAGGTCCACCCACGGTCACACAGCCAGTCCTGGTGCATGGTGGCAGACATCCTCACCCTCTTTTACCCCAGCCTAGGCACCCCTTCCCCTACTCATGAGTTCAGGGGTGCTGACCTGGGGAAGAGAACAGGGGCCAACCGTTGAAATGACACAGGACAAGCTGAACAGATGACTTGGGACTCCCTCCTAAGGCTAGGGCCAGATTTCCCCAACCACTTGGATCTATTTCTGCTTGATTGCCTCCAGAGCCTGGGAGCTCACTCCCTTTCATGTGTGGCTAGCCCTGAAGGTCAAAATCCACTCATTCTGATTGCAACTTCTTTCCTACACCTGCCCCTTCACCCCTCATTCCTAGCTCCACCCCACTTTCCCCTCCACTCTCTCTTAACTCATCCTCAGGCCCCTCGTCCCCTGGGCTGCCAGTCGGTCCATGCTGCCACCAAGGACATTCTTGTTGGTTCctgaggaagacagagggagCACCGGGTTCTGATCCCACCTCAACCCTGAACTGCTCTGTGGCCTTGGTAAGTCACAACCTATCTccagactcagtttccccatggtAACAAGGGAAAGGGAATTGATGATCTCTAAGGGTCCCTTGGGTCTAAGAAGGGCGGGGTTTGATGGGGTGCCATCCCACCCACCATCATCAAGTCAGTCTCGGGCACAGGCTGCCCTGCCTGGGAGCCACAGCAGACAGGGCTGGCCCCCGTGGCCTCCACCAACAGGTGTTTCAGAAATGGATGGCAGGCTGACAGCCCAGGACCTGTCGCTTTTCTTTGGAAAGGCTCTTTGGCCTGCTCTGCAGATAAGACCGGGTGTTGTGGAAGTAGGAGGGAGCCAATGTGTCAAGTAGGGCAAGGCTGGGAAAAGGGAGCCATCAGCCCTAGCCCTTCTTCCCTGGTCCTCCTGCCGCGACGCACAGGGTTCCAGAAGGGCTGCAAGGAGGAGGCGTGGGGCTGGAGCAGGAGCCAGGATGCAGTCACTGTGCCAGCCTTGGAACCTGCCCTCCGGGCAGTCCCAGGCCCCGAGCCCTTCCGTgccacaaaagacagagaggccTCATCACTGGCAACTCAGCCCTACAGAGAGGATCAACGGCGGGCAGGCGGGCGGACGGGCGGGCAGAGGGAGGCGAGACCCACATCGGGGGCCGCCCAGCCCCAGATCCAAGCCGAGAGGCCAGCCTGGCCCTGCAGCCTGCGCCCTATAGGTTCTCGCCCGGCTGGTACTGGGGCTCCGTGGACGTGAAGTAGTCCTCCAGGAAGGCCTGCAGGTACTCGAAGGTGGGCCGCTCCTCCGGCTCCTTCCGCCAGCACTGGCACATGAGCTCGTGCAGGGACTCGGGACACTCAGGTGGGCAGGGCATGCGGTAGCCCCGCTCCACCTGGTCCAGCACCTCACGGTTTACCATCCCtgtgggcagagggaggagggacgAGGCTGGGAGAAGCTGATGGGACAGCAGAGGGGGCCTCCCGCCAGGACAGGGCGGGTGGAACTGTGGGTCAGTCCCTCCCAAGACTGGAAACCCTGACCAGAGACAGAGCCTCAGATCATACGTTCCAACTTCTTTGTtatacagatagggaaactgaggcctgggagGAGGcctggcttgcccaaggtcaccagggcagaggGGTTCAGGGACCAAAGATGGGCCTGGTGCAGAGCTCTCTTACCAGGGTAGGGCACCCGTCCCTTTGTCGTGAGTTCCGTCAGCAGGATCCCAAAGGACCACACGTCGGACTTGATGGTGAACCGGCCATAGAGGGCGGCCTCTGGAGCTGTCCACTTGATGGGGAACTTGGCACCTACAGGAGCAAGAAAGGTCAGACGGCTGCCCATCTGTCAGAGGGAGAACCGGGTTCTGATGCCCAAGGCACACGGTACCCGCCAATACCGGCTCCCCACCTTGCCGGGCTGTGTACTCATTGTCCTCGATGAGCCGAGCCAGGCCGAAGTCGGCCACTTTGCACACGAGGTTCTCCCCGACCAGGATGTTGGCCGCCCGGAGGTCCCGGTGGACGTAGTTCATCCGCTCCACATACGCCATGCCAGAGGCGATCTGCAGGCAAAACCCAGGAGCCTGGCTGAGGGACCGCCCCACACCCTTCCCAGGTCACAGGGCACGTGCCCGGGGCTGGGGTCATCCCCGGGATGGGAGCCGACCAAACACGCTGCCCTTCCCAGTTCTCCAGGCAAGTGAACACAGGTGACACTAAATGCCGTTGGCACAAAAAGCAGGAGCAGCGCTCAGCAGCAGGAGGGAATGCAGCACAAAGGTCAAAGGGAAGGCACAAGACAAGATGCAGCCCGGGGGAGTGGGGTGACCACGAAAAAGAGGCCTCAGCTACCCCGGAGACACAGATGAGTGCGAGGTCCTGCCTGCTGTCCCAAGTCCcttttctgagccttggttttctcatccatCAAATGGAATAATAGCCAGCCCTACCACCCCTGATTGTGATAAAGCATTAAGTGAAAAAATGGCTGTTGAGCAAACAAGTACTAAtacatgtttgttgagtgaataaatgactttcacagagaagaaaactgaggcctgaaGTCCCATAGCAAGTCAGTGACTCCTGTTGCCCAGGGAAGGGCTCTTGCCTCTGCCCAGAACCACCACTTATAGCACCGTAAGTGGTCCCTATAATATATGGGGCGAGATCAGTGAGAGTGTGAAGGCAACCAAAGCAAGCTTCCTGGAGGGGGCACTCACGAGGCCAGAACTGGCTGAGCCTGGTGGGTCTGAGTGCTCAAAGCCAAGGGTGTAAGAGGGGCTGACTCACCTGAGCAGCCATGTCCACCAGCTGAGGCAGCCGCAGGTACTTGCCCGTCTCCCCCTTGAGAAAGTCCAGCAaactccctgggcagagagaAAGCAGCGCTAGCCCCCCGCCCTAACCTCCCTGAGCCAGGAAGCAGTGCTTCCCGGGTCCTGTCCAACTGGGCGGGCTGGCCTCGCTCAAACCGGCACCGCAGCCTTGAGGTAAACCCATCTCTGAACAGAGTCTCACTCGGCGTTTGTCAGTCAAAGGCAAGCAAGATGGGAAACAACCAAATGTTCACCTCCAGGTGAACAGAAACTACAGTCCATCCATCGATGGAATACTAGACAGCAATCAAAAAGGAACAGGCTACTGATAACACAGGGAAGAACCTCCAGtgtaaaagaatatatacatgaaGCTCTAGAATGAACCTAGGACGACAGAAAGCACGTCAGTGGTTGTCTGAGTTTGGGGCTGGAAGGTACTATCTGGAGCTAGAGATCTTCTACGTCCCGACTGTGGTAAAACACAGAGCAGCCATTTGTGAACACTCATGAACCAGTGAAAATGGGCGTATTTCATAACATGTAAATTATGCCTccaaaaagtaaaacattaaaaagtaattcattaattttaaaattaagtcaaggtcgcctgaccaggcagtgacgcagtggatagagtgttggactgggatgtggaaggacccaggttcgagaccccgaggtcgccagcttgagcgtgggctcatcgggcttgagcaaaagctcaccagcttggacccagggtcgctggttccagcaaggggttacacggtctgctgaaggcccacagtcaaggcacatatgagaaagcaatcaatgaacaactaagaagtcgcaacgcgcaacaaaaaactaatgattgatgcttctcatctgactccattcctgtctgtctgtccctgactatccctctgactctctctctgtctctgtaaaaaaaaaaaaaaaaaattaagtcaaggTCAATCAAGCCAGGGACTCGATATAGCTCAGCTTGGATGGCAGTGgttgtggtggtggggggcttctctttcttcccccaaatGGCAAGTGGCTTTGTAAAACGGGAGGAGACAAGATGCACTGTGGGaaatagttaaaaacaaaatgaaacgaGAAAGACAACCTTGGTTTTAACTTTCCATGTCCACAAGATGTTGGCTCTGTCCCGTTCCACCTTTAAAGAGGTTCCCTCTTGGTGTGGGGGGCAGTACAGCACCCCCCGCCTGCTCTTTGGCCGGCGCCCTGATTTGGTCCCTGGGCCTCACCCTTGCTCATGTACTCTGTGACGATGTAGATGGGCTCCTCGGACACCACTGCGTACAGCTGCACCAACTTctcgtgcctcagtttcttcatgacCTGGGCCTCCTGCAGGAAGGCCTCCGGAGACATCGTGCCTGGCTTCAGAGTTTTGATGGCCACCCTGGTGGTGCCGTTCCAGGTCCCTGTGCGGAGAGGGATACAGGTGTGGCCTCAGTGGAAGCCCTCCATTCCCATCCCACAGGGGCCCCGGATCTGCCCGAGTAcccatttcagccctggccggtctgagcctcagtgttcccATCCGTAAAATGGGCACAAAGACAGGATGCTCCTCCTGGGACTATATATaacaaggattaaatgagtctCTGGTATATGCTCAAGAAATACTAGCTGTTGTTAGGGCTGTGATTATTAGGAACAAAAAGCCAGGCATTGGCCTGGGTTGGTGCCTCAGGCACTAGCAAATACATGGGGCCGAAACTGGGGCTTCTCTGATGAGTGGCACTTCCCCCCCAATTTCTGGGCCTCCATCTGAGGGTGGggactccagtcctcccagcatAGCCCACCTGGGGACATGTAGCTGGCCCTTCACAAGTCGACCTGGAGCGTCAGGGGAGCAGTGCACACTCCCCCATTGGTTACTGCACACCTGGGCCAGGTCTGAGTCTCCCGGCTCCAGCATGGAGGACACCGTGGGCTTACCCAAGGTTTGCACACATGCTGGGGAGCTGGCttctcatccccaccccctccccctaactcagAACTAGAGCCTCTCCTCTCCTGACAAGGCCTGAACTCCAGCTTCCAGGCCTTCGTCCCTGcggtgcctcccctccccccgccggggccctctctgctctccaacactctctcctctgaagggagaaaagaggagacaGCAATGCCTGGTGAATACCAGGCTCAGAGGAAAACCTTGGAGAGAGGACACTGTGACCCCTCCGCTGAAGCCACAGGCTCGGGACGGTCATGCCGACCTCCCCCCATCCGCCACGCCTCCTCTGTGTCAGCAGAAACCATCTGTGGATCGATGGGGGCCTGGGTTTTGTCAGGGACGAGTGGTGTTTGCTTTGCAGTTTCCCCAGAGTTAGACGGGAGACTGTTCACGGGCCCAGAACATGCCGGACCTGCACTTCAAGCACTCTCTCTGCAAGCTGTGACCTCCCTTCCCAGGGCTAAGAGctaaggggggggaggggggactgggCCGGCGCTCTCGCACAGCCTCGTGGTGGGTCCTCTTATCACCAGCCCAGGGAGGGGActcagccggttcgcaccaggCAGACCGATAGCTAATTTTTACtgagttcggtgaaccggttgttaaagtggcacttgtcatcagggttctctctgaggcgggcgcctgggcagccgcccaacgtgaaatcacacatttacattccttgctcttttttaacgttcatctgcgcaacaccATGTTCTAAGCGCCCGTggtcatgttcattccgtccgtccgtaggtgaaaaaaaattgcaagtgaggatgccaatcaagaagcaagatggaaatatcttaaattacagttttattggttttttggtcaggtattatttaatattttttaactaatgttttaaaactctttcttcttatcatctagttttgtgtacctcttctaTTGTTCTCGCTTAATTATTAACTGCATGAAATACtgaactacctttcggtatatctttttttttatacttcaaaCGGTCGTTAGGACCGAGAAccggttattaaattatttgaatcccaccactgccccaaccccattttacagctggggAGACGGAGGCTCAGAGTGAAACCACCTGGCCCAGACCACCCGACAGGGTGGAGAGAGGCGATGCCCACCCCCTCCGCAGCATGAGGGGGCTAGACCCCCCCCTCTCGGTGCCAGCCACACTGTACTAAAAATAGGGCGCTCTGCTCAACAGAGGCGAGTGAGACTCTGGGAGGTAAAGGGAAGGGGGTGAAGGGGGTGTTGAGCTGCCAGACGGGATGACGTCAGCCTGGTTCTCAGGAGGGGACAGCCAAGTCCCCCCAAGGGGACCGTGTCCTCCTCTGAGGACGCGGGGGCAAGGACTCACCCATCCACACCTCTCCAAAGCAGCCCTGGCCCAGCTTCACCTCCAGCCGCAGGGACTCCCGCGGGATCTCCCAGGCGTCCTTGGCCAGGCCCTGAGTCTGTGGCTTGGACGTGGGGCACACGGTGGTGAGTCGGTGGCACAGGCCATCCGCGTGTTCTtaagacagagagtcagggaaATGGAGTTCAGGCCTGGCGTCCACCCTGGGGCTTCCCTGTCCCACTGTGGGTGTGTACAGACTTGCACATCGTCCGAACACCAGCTTTGGGAGCACACAGGACACCTTTGAGGCCAAGCACCCACACCCGTGTGTGCACACCCTCACCCCGCACAGGCTCACGCTGCCGCATGCCTCTGCCCACTGGGTCAGCCATCCACTCATTCATCAGAGTTTAAGGGGTGGCCAGCTAGGTGGCGGGTGCCAGGGACCCAGCAGAGGACAAGTCCAGTGGAACCCTGGCCTCTAGACGCTCAAAGTCCAAGGGGAGCTCAATTTCCCTTAATCAGCTCCCAGGACCACATCTGTGAGGACAGAGAGCTGTGCGTGCAACAGCAGGTAGGCTGGATGGAGTCCTGGAAAGCTTCCCAGAGGAAGTGGTACTTGGGCTTGAATCTGCAGGAGGGTGAGCGGTCAACTAGGGAATAGCACTCCAAGCAGAAGGCACAGCGCGTCGGACCCGTGTAGTGGCCCTCGGGGAGGCACAGCTGCTGGCCGAACAAGCGGAAAGGAGGCTGGGAAGGGCGGCCCCAGGGTCAGAGACCACACTGGGGCCCTGACCCTGAGATTGCAACACAGCCCCCGGAGGGTTCTGACCAGGGGAACAGGGTTTAGAATGGGCAGCAGCGGTGGCCGAGGGGACCGAGAGGCACGGCAGATCCCAGAGGGAGTCAAGAGGCCTGAGTGACAGAGAAGGGTGTGTGGGGCAGGACGTAGCAGCACGCTCGGAGGCTCAGAGGAGGCCACACCGGCACACAGCGGTCAGCGCTGCAGGCcacaagcacacaggcagcgCCCGAGACCTGCACCCGGGCTCTCTCTCGCAGGCCGTGACTCTCGGGTCCTCCCGAGCAGCCTCCACGTCCAGATGCAGCGGCCACACTGCTGCACACGTGGGCCGCGCACGTGAGCACCAGGAGCGCGCtcgctccctttctctccccatctctcccccctcttcccctccccccctccccttctccctctctccccctctgccacATTCGATCTGGCCGCCCCCCTCCTCTCCCAGTAACCGGTTCAGACCGGTGCTAGGGCTGCAGAGACCGCCACACCAGTCcacgccccctccctcccctgcccactcTTCCAGGCAGGCCCCTCCTCACCAGCCAgctgcaaaggaaaagaaaaaggagggagaagcagtggggggagggggagagggaggaagggagagggagaaggggagaggcaggaggaagagggagaaggaggcggACAGGAACTGCACATTCTTAGCATAACAGAAGTCCCAGCTCTTGTTGATCCCAAAGCCCCCTCCTCAGGGTCTCAGCTGAGGCTGAGCGCCCAGCCCAGGCCCAGGGGccggatccccccccccccgcagctgtCCAGCCCCTGGGGCCCCAGCTCGGGGGCCCACTCACTGGAGTAGTAGGCGACAAGCTGCTGCAGGCTGCTGAACTGGGTGCGGGAGGTAATGTAGAAGCCGCCGCTGTCCAGCTTGCGGATCTTGTAGTGCTTCACGTTGAGGCCCTTGGTGTTGTCAAAGTCGGACACTGAGAGGCAGTAGGCACCTGCAGGGGGGGACAGAGAGCAGCCATGACCACCAAGCCTGCCAGCC
This genomic interval carries:
- the SRC gene encoding proto-oncogene tyrosine-protein kinase Src isoform X1; amino-acid sequence: MGSNKSKPKDASQRRRSLEPAENAHGGGGGGAFPSSQTPSKPASVDGHRGPNTAFSPAATEPKLFGGFNSSDTVTSPQRAGPLAGGVTTFVALYDYESRTETDLSFKKGERLQIVNNTRKVDVREGDWWLAHSLSTGQTGYIPSNYVAPSDSIQAEEWYFGKITRRESERLLLNAENPRGTFLVRESETTKGAYCLSVSDFDNTKGLNVKHYKIRKLDSGGFYITSRTQFSSLQQLVAYYSKHADGLCHRLTTVCPTSKPQTQGLAKDAWEIPRESLRLEVKLGQGCFGEVWMGTWNGTTRVAIKTLKPGTMSPEAFLQEAQVMKKLRHEKLVQLYAVVSEEPIYIVTEYMSKGSLLDFLKGETGKYLRLPQLVDMAAQIASGMAYVERMNYVHRDLRAANILVGENLVCKVADFGLARLIEDNEYTARQGAKFPIKWTAPEAALYGRFTIKSDVWSFGILLTELTTKGRVPYPGMVNREVLDQVERGYRMPCPPECPESLHELMCQCWRKEPEERPTFEYLQAFLEDYFTSTEPQYQPGENL
- the SRC gene encoding proto-oncogene tyrosine-protein kinase Src isoform X2 yields the protein MGSNKSKPKDASQRRRSLEPAENAHGGGGGGAFPSSQTPSKPASVDGHRGPNTAFSPAATEPKLFGGFNSSDTVTSPQRAGPLAGGVTTFVALYDYESRTETDLSFKKGERLQIVNNTEGDWWLAHSLSTGQTGYIPSNYVAPSDSIQAEEWYFGKITRRESERLLLNAENPRGTFLVRESETTKGAYCLSVSDFDNTKGLNVKHYKIRKLDSGGFYITSRTQFSSLQQLVAYYSKHADGLCHRLTTVCPTSKPQTQGLAKDAWEIPRESLRLEVKLGQGCFGEVWMGTWNGTTRVAIKTLKPGTMSPEAFLQEAQVMKKLRHEKLVQLYAVVSEEPIYIVTEYMSKGSLLDFLKGETGKYLRLPQLVDMAAQIASGMAYVERMNYVHRDLRAANILVGENLVCKVADFGLARLIEDNEYTARQGAKFPIKWTAPEAALYGRFTIKSDVWSFGILLTELTTKGRVPYPGMVNREVLDQVERGYRMPCPPECPESLHELMCQCWRKEPEERPTFEYLQAFLEDYFTSTEPQYQPGENL